One stretch of Bacteroidales bacterium DNA includes these proteins:
- a CDS encoding thiolase family protein, which translates to MNKQPKEVVIVSAARTPIGKHGGYYNYLPAEDLAVLAVYEAIMRSGIDLAKTRIDQVVAGMIYIDSLSQQIYLPRNVAVRVAEKFNDKENLRVAPGKTTVRICGTGFQVLADGFDQLMSDTENASCVLSFATENMSQTNLVHQGRRKKDSVWDFEDAPLRDYLMEGFNHNLFKTLMPKTAELYGTQTGITRKDCDEFSYLSHTRAMKAQSKQWNRFASPGSNDYLQGIFTLDTVDQAGNAISVWRDEGTKYDISLDELANLRPMLKPDGLVTPGNASQISDGAAAALLMERTFADKHHIPYLAKIKGYQFSTVPPEIMGQGPVPAIHNLLAKLDMKKEEIDLFEVNEAFAAQYLGVEKELGLPRERTNVNGGAIAIGHNIAASGLRITIDLIYELKRQGLKTGIASACIGGGQGGAICVEIV; encoded by the coding sequence ATGAACAAACAACCGAAAGAAGTAGTGATCGTAAGTGCGGCAAGAACACCGATTGGCAAACACGGCGGCTATTACAATTACCTGCCTGCCGAAGACCTGGCCGTTCTGGCGGTATATGAAGCCATTATGCGATCCGGGATAGACCTGGCGAAGACCAGGATTGACCAGGTGGTTGCCGGGATGATCTACATCGATTCGCTGAGCCAGCAGATTTACCTGCCGAGAAATGTTGCGGTAAGGGTTGCAGAAAAATTTAATGATAAAGAGAACCTGCGCGTAGCCCCGGGGAAGACTACCGTGCGAATTTGCGGGACCGGCTTCCAGGTGCTGGCCGACGGGTTCGACCAATTGATGTCGGATACTGAAAATGCAAGTTGCGTCTTGTCGTTTGCCACCGAGAACATGTCGCAGACCAACCTGGTCCATCAGGGACGCAGGAAAAAGGACAGCGTCTGGGATTTCGAAGATGCCCCGCTCCGGGATTACCTGATGGAGGGATTCAACCATAACCTCTTCAAAACACTGATGCCGAAAACTGCCGAATTATATGGTACACAGACAGGGATCACACGCAAAGACTGTGATGAATTTTCATACCTCAGCCATACCCGTGCCATGAAGGCCCAGTCGAAGCAATGGAACAGGTTTGCCAGTCCCGGTTCAAACGATTATCTGCAGGGCATTTTCACTCTCGACACCGTTGATCAGGCCGGTAATGCCATCAGCGTTTGGCGGGATGAAGGGACCAAGTACGATATCAGTTTGGATGAACTGGCCAACCTGCGTCCTATGCTTAAACCCGATGGGCTGGTAACGCCCGGCAACGCGAGCCAGATCAGCGATGGCGCAGCAGCAGCCTTGCTGATGGAGCGCACCTTCGCCGATAAACACCACATCCCCTACCTGGCAAAGATCAAAGGGTACCAGTTCTCCACGGTTCCGCCCGAGATCATGGGCCAAGGCCCGGTACCTGCCATTCATAATCTTCTTGCAAAGCTGGATATGAAAAAAGAGGAGATCGACCTGTTTGAGGTCAATGAGGCATTTGCCGCACAGTACCTGGGCGTTGAGAAGGAACTCGGGCTCCCGCGCGAGCGTACGAATGTAAACGGGGGCGCCATTGCCATAGGGCACAACATTGCCGCCTCCGGCCTGCGCATCACCATCGACCTTATTTATGAATTAAAACGGCAGGGACTGAAAACCGGCATCGCATCCGCCTGTATCGGCGGGGGCCAGGGCGGAGCAATCTGCGTGGAAATTGTTTAG
- a CDS encoding acyl-CoA dehydratase activase has product MYRLGIDLGSSYTKGVLVDENNRMTNFLCVKSGYNFNNASAKIIAHFSEKHEIEYPVYTCGYGREQIQASFIPNSELIALSRAVYQIYQHACSIIDIGGQDTKFIQVNALGQVDKFKMNRKCAAGTGSFLEEIAFRLDVTPAEFTEFAKDATQEVKINSFCTVFAISEIIGMIKNGTTLPNIIIGIYNSIILRSIEMSLVEDHLVITGGLPAMHPIIVSLFKDRYPDSESPEHSQFLAAYGCVLLNSKRS; this is encoded by the coding sequence ATGTACCGGCTGGGCATAGATCTCGGGTCATCTTATACAAAAGGGGTCCTGGTTGATGAGAACAACCGGATGACTAATTTTCTATGCGTAAAATCGGGATATAACTTCAATAATGCCTCAGCGAAAATCATCGCCCATTTCTCGGAAAAGCATGAGATCGAATACCCTGTTTATACATGTGGTTACGGCCGTGAACAGATCCAGGCCAGTTTTATCCCCAATTCGGAATTGATCGCACTTTCCAGGGCGGTGTACCAGATATATCAGCACGCTTGTTCTATCATCGACATTGGCGGGCAGGATACGAAATTTATCCAGGTGAATGCACTCGGCCAGGTTGATAAATTCAAGATGAACCGGAAATGTGCAGCCGGGACAGGTTCCTTCCTGGAGGAAATTGCTTTCCGGTTGGATGTGACACCCGCGGAATTCACGGAGTTTGCAAAGGATGCCACCCAGGAGGTGAAGATCAACAGTTTCTGCACCGTATTTGCCATTTCGGAAATCATCGGCATGATCAAGAACGGAACCACTTTGCCGAATATCATCATCGGCATTTACAACTCCATTATTTTAAGATCGATAGAGATGTCGCTGGTTGAGGATCACCTGGTAATCACCGGCGGGTTACCGGCGATGCACCCGATTATCGTCAGCCTTTTCAAAGATAGATATCCCGATTCTGAGAGCCCTGAGCACTCACAGTTCCTTGCTGCTTATGGGTGCGTGCTTTTAAACAGTAAGAGATCATAA